Genomic DNA from Dysidea avara chromosome 10, odDysAvar1.4, whole genome shotgun sequence:
gtgtatgtgtatgtgtgtgtgtgtgtgtgtgtgtgtgtgtgtgtgtgtgtgtgtgtgtgtgtgtatgcgtgtgtgtatgtgtgtgtgtgtgtgtgtgtgtgtgtgtgtgtgtgtgtgtgtgtgtgtgtgtgtgtgtgtgtgtgtgtgtgtgtgtgtgtgtgtgtgtgtgtgtgtgtgtgtgtgaacataTATTTGTATTATGTCAGTATGCATACGACTGtttgtacatacacatgcaactaTTTACATGCAAATCTTCTTTGCAGTATCCATACATAAGtgctacatatacacatatcacAGTATAATTTGTTAGACAAATGTGAccaagtctgacaaaaccagtcatATAGCCCAAAAATACATATTTTGGCTTAATATTGCATATAATATTTTCTGTAGCTATAAACTAATTAACTCTCTAGGGATTTTTACATGCTATGGTAAAAATGTTACTTAGTTATCATGTTCAGGGAGAATGTTATTAAACTTCTAACTTAAGGtacaaaagttaataaacaaatacacatagctatagctacttactGTTTTCAAGTCATAATACTCTTGAAAGTAAGTGTTCCCTACAGCAATTGGTGCATCATCTGAAAATGTATTTATTATTACAATATCACATTTAAGTGAATATTTTATGTACCAGTGCTGTAAAACTCAGAATAAATGTTGTTGTATTTCTCATTGATGGTCCTCACAGCAATAAATGTGTTGTTATGGCAGTCTGAAACAATCATACAAGTTACAATTGTATCACGACTATCACTAGAAGTTTACCATGCAAAAACACTTGTTGCCCAGGTGGTGGGTGGATTACACCCATACAACCACTTGGTGAACTTCCTTCGCCATAGTACTCAATCATGAAATCATCACGCCACTGCATAATAAAGTTACAACATTGAGTACAAGACCATATATCAGATTACCAAGTCAGTAGTGTTTAAAAGAACTGGCTTAAGGGACACTCCATCAATGTCTTCCGGTACTTTAAATCCAGCAAGATCAAGAAATGTTGGAGTCTGTAGTGTATATCAATATACTGTATTTTATAACTCTTAGCTCACAATATCAATGTTGAGTGCTATACGATCAGTTTTCTTGCCTGAGTTGATCCCTGGTCCTCTTACAATTAAGGGAACTCTAATATCTTCATCATAGGGTTGACGTTTCTCTCCCTGATAATAACAATTATACCATTATATCAGTTAGTTAAATTTTAATTATATACTTTACTTACTTGTTGATTAAACTGTCCAAGATGATATCCTAACAATCAAATTCAATATGAAAAGTTTGTACACTACAAGTAAAATTGTACATACCATGATCACTATTGTAGAAAATGTAAGTGTTATCAAGAACCCCAGCAGTCTGTAGTGTTGTAACAACTTCACCAACAAGATCATCAACTGATAATAAAGTTTCTAGCCTGTCCTGGTAGAGTGTGTCAACAATCATCTTAGTGGCATCGCTCATAGGTGGAGTACCTACATAAGATGCAATgtagctacaagaaaccactTGTAAAGCAACAGCTAATCTGTGCTGGTCAGGGATGGATCTGGGACTTTCATGAATTGAAATTGATTTTGCAAAGTTTATAtcaaaatagtctaatagaccagtcacacttgtatttttttaaatttactgCTGAGCCATTACCTCAGACCCCAAATGGCATCCATATAACTCTTTAGCCTGCTCCTGATATTATGCCAACAGAACTGAGCAAGCATACAGCTTATATCAATTAAAATGTCAACTTTAAAGACTTTTATGGTGAAGATTGTTACAAATAATCTCAAATATGTAagtttcaaatttttttgaggGAACACGCCCCCTAATTTAAGTGTCCACAaaagcagaaaatttggaaaccggtcaccaaaattcctggctCACAAATGCATTTGTGTCCTAATTTGTACAACTATGTTCATCTTCACAACATGCAGTTTGAAAACAATTGACAACAGTGTCGGCAACAGGCTGTGTAAGTCATAATCTGTAAAATGTTTATCTTTTCCACTTTTAATTGCCATTATGAAATGGGTATAGTTATTTATTTGCTTATATACAAAATTCTCACCCTTAGATATGATCCAGTGTTTGTCAGTACTATTGTAGTTGTATGATGGTGTCCTAGGAGCAGGATGATTATCAAATGTTTGGTTATATTGTGGAGCAGGGGTGGCTGGTCGGTGAGGTGCAGGTGTACCAATGTACACAAAGAATGGCTTGTTCTCTTGTGTTGAGTTTTTAATGAACTGAACTGCCTCTCGTTTGATAACATCAGTGAAATAATCTTTCTCATAATCATTACCATGTTTCTCCTCCACACCATCATTGGATACAGAATAGTGGTAGAATTTGCTATTGTGTATAAGCACACACAtgtcacataattatgataaTGGCTACTGGCTATGATCATTTTTTAAGTATACAATTTCATAAACCCTCAAAAATCAGACATGAAAACACTCACTATAGTCTTAGTTGCATTAATACAGCAACACTATACCTGTTTCCAACTAATCCAAACCATTTGGACCATCCTGGTGGTATGTGATTCACATTCATTCCTGATTGTGGTAGTGCATAGTTGTTGAGGTACTTTCCTATTATTGACAAAATGCAGCATGGAGCATGGCTAATACAATGACAATACAATGACATGTATCTATTAATGTACACTACAACAGAACATTAATACATACTTCACTTAATACAAAAAGATTGCTACACAATTACCTAGAAGATTATATAAAGTATGAAGAAATAAACTGGATGCAATGTATTACTGCAATATTAAGGCATGCTCAATGTCTTAGTTCACTGTAACTGTTTCAATTGCACAAATTACTGAAAATAAGCTAAAAGCTAAGTGATGTGTGCATGGAGTAAAGAACCTATAGGTCTATCCCTAAAACACCGGCAATAACAGTTACCTACCAAACAATCCAGTCTTGTACCCAGCCATACTCATATAGTATCCCACAGTTTTCTTCTCATTTAGCTGACGCCATGACGCTGCATTACAACCACGTTTTACCCCATTCTCATAAGTGTGATGATTGTGAGTGTATTTACCAGTCAGGATTGATGACCTGTTATAACAAAAGCAACAAACTTTATGCACACATCATGATGATGATAGGAGATCATATCATAGCATCTGAGTATGGCTGCAGATGTTGTTACAAACATataatacacacatatacatacacacacaaacacaaatatgtcacacacacgcacgcatgcacgtactcacacacgcatgcacgcacacatgcacgcacgcacgcacgcacgcacacacacacacagaagtACATATGCACATTTGCACGATTTGTATACTGCTACATGCACAGTCTGCACTTAATCATGTTACAATTTGTGatcaaattttggaaaattacctGTATGGTGATGCctagaatttttgaaactagcatggtgttgttaatagcagaaagcacttttcaaatatttttagTAATTCAAGGTTACCAGCACTGCATGTTTTGCCTCTACTTGAAGATAATTTGCGTAAACCTTTAAACAGCATTTCATGAATGACAGTTGTACTAAAAGCATGTGCATTCTATCCATATAAGGTGTTGGCCATATGAAATCAGAACTTTAAAAGACTACAACGAAAGATAAATAACTGGTGGTAAGGCATGCTTGCAACTTTTGCTATCTGGCAAACTGTCTATGCATACGATAGTATTTCTTGTGGTGTTACTTTTTATGACACCTTTAACCAAGTGGTGACCACGTACCTTGAAGGACAGCAAACTGGAGTAGTCACAAAAGCATTGTCAAAGAAAAGTCCTTCATCAATGAGCATTGACTTCACCTTAGGTTGGACATCAAGTGAATTCAATTTGATATCTTGATCATCAGTGAGAATGTACACTAAGAGGCGGagacaaacaaaatgacaaAACATACATCTATCCATATCTCTGAAGCTATATACCTAGCCATTTAGCTACTCAAAACCTGTAGCTATATCAATCTAATTGTATCTGTGCTTAAAAGTGTGCAAGTGCATGACTTGAATTTAAGCTAGGAATATGCACACATTTAAGTCATTTATTTGCACACAATTTAACAAAACGTTGTGACAATCCAAGTGAAGAATGGTTGTGAGCATGCAGCATGCGTGCACTGTGTGCTATTGATGAAGCATTGATCATGAGTTGTTTAAGGTGCCagataatatttttaaaaacatgCATGCCTATACACAATACTTGCAAGCAGTATTAAATCTTGTTGGACCACTAAAACAATAAATTATATACACCTGCATGCGTTCTTCTGAAGGGCAAATCCGATGGGGTATCAGTAGCCGTCTTACAGGTCCCTATGCGTCAGATAAACAAATAAAAGATTGATTAGCCTTCAAAAGTGTAAATGTCGACACACCTGTGGCGCATGCGCACAACGCATATGAGGCCTGTTGTGTACTGTACGTGCGAGCAAACACTCCCCTATTGAAAGTTTTCTAGTTTACGTAAGTTAGTACTCTCACCAATGTTCGGCTTGGAGCTGTAAACAACGTTGAATAGTATGGACACGCAGACAACACCAGTAATCCACATGATTGATGACCACACCCACGTACCGCTAATCGTTCACATGACCCAAGTCATGTGAATGAATTCAGTTGACTGCCTGAATTTTAAGCCATAATTATGCATACTAACAATTTAATTGTAATTCCAAGATGACAAATCGGGTATAAGATAGCTAACTTATAATGGAATGAATTAGCTACGTTGCTAAAATCAATAAAAGAGAGCCTATTAATCAGCTAGGACATGCACTTGATA
This window encodes:
- the LOC136268480 gene encoding N-acetylglucosamine-6-sulfatase-like, which codes for MWITGVVCVSILFNVVYSSKPNIVYILTDDQDIKLNSLDVQPKVKSMLIDEGLFFDNAFVTTPVCCPSRSSILTGKYTHNHHTYENGVKRGCNAASWRQLNEKKTVGYYMSMAGYKTGLFGKYLNNYALPQSGMNVNHIPPGWSKWFGLVGNSKFYHYSVSNDGVEEKHGNDYEKDYFTDVIKREAVQFIKNSTQENKPFFVYIGTPAPHRPATPAPQYNQTFDNHPAPRTPSYNYNSTDKHWIISKGTPPMSDATKMIVDTLYQDRLETLLSVDDLVGEVVTTLQTAGVLDNTYIFYNSDHGYHLGQFNQQGEKRQPYDEDIRVPLIVRGPGINSGKKTDRIALNIDITPTFLDLAGFKVPEDIDGVSLKPVLLNTTDLWRDDFMIEYYGEGSSPSGCMGVIHPPPGQQVFLHDCHNNTFIAVRTINEKYNNIYSEFYSTDDAPIAVGNTYFQEYYDLKTDYWELKNTYNSADVEMIKQLKERANKLYHCQGQSCH